In one window of Lacticaseibacillus casei DSM 20011 = JCM 1134 = ATCC 393 DNA:
- a CDS encoding ATP-binding protein: MESTKGLFTHADVQRIIEKRGIDVNTLPTQAEIEHRFYERSMATLNRKKARAIYRYSVFPGNVPAKFTFEKWQPEMQTDLQKSRDLGNRAYKLAKQMQKTPETVILFGPRGTGKTSLALAMLTSIRDEGQSGLFISTAELSNLMSLQYDAPDVRKRLAGIERAMKEADVLLLDDFGTEGGMKLDIKPVRRDMQELMYRVANARLDFESNSPRLSTIVTTNNEMSELEHMYNSKLISRIIPKSKDCTLNFEKLTDVRGKRS, from the coding sequence ATGGAGTCGACTAAAGGACTATTCACACATGCGGACGTGCAAAGAATCATTGAGAAGCGTGGGATTGACGTTAATACGCTGCCAACTCAGGCCGAGATCGAGCACCGCTTCTACGAACGCTCTATGGCCACTCTGAACCGTAAAAAGGCACGCGCCATTTATCGCTACTCAGTCTTCCCCGGAAACGTTCCGGCTAAGTTTACGTTCGAAAAATGGCAGCCTGAAATGCAGACGGATTTGCAGAAATCAAGAGATCTGGGAAATAGGGCATACAAGTTGGCAAAACAAATGCAAAAAACGCCTGAAACCGTGATTTTATTTGGCCCTCGTGGAACAGGAAAGACATCACTTGCTTTGGCGATGCTGACGAGCATACGAGATGAAGGCCAGTCAGGGCTGTTTATTTCAACAGCAGAGCTGAGTAACCTAATGAGCTTGCAATATGATGCACCAGACGTTCGCAAGCGTTTGGCAGGCATTGAGCGGGCAATGAAAGAGGCTGACGTGCTGTTGTTGGACGACTTCGGGACAGAAGGCGGCATGAAACTCGACATCAAGCCGGTTAGACGCGACATGCAAGAGCTGATGTATCGTGTTGCGAATGCCCGTCTTGATTTTGAGAGCAACAGTCCTCGTCTATCAACAATTGTCACAACGAACAACGAGATGAGCGAGCTTGAGCACATGTACAACAGCAAACTCATCAGTCGAATTAT